The genomic stretch tagactggataaagaaaatgtggtacatatacacatgaaatactatgtagccatagaaaggaacaagattatgtcctcTGCAAGGACATGGCTGGAGCttgaagccattattctcagcaaactaacacaggaacagaaaaccaaacaccgcatgttatttataagtgggagccgaacagtgagaacacatggacacagggaggggaacaacacacactggggcctgtcagggtggtggggggcagggggagggtaAGCATCAGGGTAATTAGCTAatacatgtggggcttaatatctaggtgatgggttgataggtgcagcaacccatgtttacctctgtaacaaacctgcatgtcctgcacaggcatccctgaacttaaaataaaattaatttaaaaaagagatggtTGATTAAAACCACCATTCAGATTTCCTTTAGTAATGTCAGCAATAAGAAAATCTATTCTGCTGGAAAATTAGAATAGTGTGTGTATCTCCTTTTATCTGTCTTTAGTACATTTGTACAGAGTGCCCAAGAACACaacattcccattttacacatggtTAAACTAGAACCCAGGGAGGACCAAGGGCTCAATGTCATGCTGGGATATGGATAACAATAGGCTGAGGCTGTTTAGAAGGAACAAGACTTGTAGTTTAATTAAGCAAGAGGGGTTTGGTGGCAGCAAATTAAAGTGTACCTACAGAGGAGTAATTTACAAGAGAGGAACAAGTCTAAGCAGGTAGATAGGTTTCCAAATTCTAAAGGCAGGTGataaatgtgaatatattaaCAAGCAAAGCTGAAAATCACTCTTAGGGATGGGAGATGTTATGCTGTTTGCTGGCACAAGTGGCTCTAGGGCTTTTGGATTGTCATAGCCACATAGAGGTCCAAAGACAAATTCTGCTCCTCAATGAGACAAGAACACAGATACAAAGATTTGCTCATCATTGATCCTACTTAAGGGGCATGCTGAAACTGAACCTAATATTTCTAAGTTCATTGCACAACTTCTTCCATAAAATTATGAAGTGACTTGCAGTATTTGAAAAGTCTTTCTCTTATCttagaaaaattgtttcaaaaaagaTGAGAGCATTCAATTCTAAAAAGGATTCTGATAacaccacaaaaagaaaaaacttttgagAAAGCTTTTTTTCCTCCCGAGcaaatggtttttaaattacttttgcaAATGCTTGCATAATCAGTATAGGGAATATAGAGTTATTAGGAAAACATAGCAGGTATTTCCAACACATAGAAGCACAACATGCTTCTCTAGGAAGAGACAAAGatgatatatttatgtaaaaattgaATTAAAGCCAAATTTAGAAATTAATCAGTCTCTTCCCCCAAATAAACACCTTAAAAATACTTTCTAGAGCAGTAACAGTCAATATCACCTTGGGATGTTGCGGTGAAGTTcatcttaaataataagattgcCGTTGCAATGGTGATGGGGAAGGGGAGACATGCTATTTATGGATTGGCTACTTtgtgtttggggttttgtttcaTTCCACATTTAAACTTCCCAACAACCCCATAATTGAGgaaatgttatttccattttacagatgaggaagccatGGTTTTGAGAAGTTAAGCAGCTTGCCCAGCATCACACAATTATTCATAATGGCAGTGCCAGGATCCAGCgctgagcttttttttccccaaagacatAGCTCTTTCCGGTATCACACattgtcccctccccacccttaACGGAGAGGGTTTTATTATATTTGAAGGAAATTGGGCATTGAGCATAGTTTGATAAGTGACTGTTCACCAAACTGAGATACAGATTTTGCCTCGTGAATAGAAATGACAGTTGATTCCATTTGTTTCATGAACAAGAAAGGGAAATTCAGCAAGACATTTTCGGCTGAATTCATAAggtatttccttgctttttaaaaaaagtttcaccTTAGTCTCTCTAAAGCTTTTGGCTACAACAGCATTGGTTAATAAAAGGTGGTTTGAGGACCCAAAGGCTAAATAtatttgattctttctcttttcatttttttgttgttgattcaTATATTGATggacatagattttttttaagtccaaTGTGCCATTCTCATTCATTCTTATAAGCAGATTCTCCTTTTTCTGACATAACATTGATGCAAACATTACCATGTACACATCTAACTTTTTATTATCTATAATAAGGACCACCAAACTTTATCTGTGATGGGccaaagagtaaatatttcaggctctGTGGGCCATATGTTCTCTGTTGCAACTACCCAACTTGGCTATCACAGTGAACAAAGCAATGATAGAGAAgagtaaacaaatgagcatgactgtattccaataaaacacAGAGCAGGCTGGATTTGACTCAAGGATGTAGATTGCTCATACCTAATCTAGAATATACAAATTTGTTTACtaacataaattaaaaagcaatccAGATCCGTCTCTGGATTGTCATGAAGAGTTATTTGCTAGTGTATGGTGGAAGATGGAGAAATTATAAAGCTCACGTGAGGTCTGATATATAATTCATATGCAAAAAACTgcatttatttaaagtatacagttgaTGAGTTTTAACAGGGCTTACATCCATAAGACCACCACCAATCAAAATACAGACCATCTTCATCATCTCCAAAAGTGTCCTTGAGATCCTTTGCAGTCCATCTCTCCCTCCGGCTCTGGCCCTAGGTAAGCACTGATCTGATTTTTGTCTCCAtacatttgtatacattttctaTAGTTCTGTATAAATGGAGTGaaacagtatgtactcttttgtgtctggtttctttcattcagAATACCAATTTTgagactcatccatgttgttgcatgtgttagtagtttgttcctttttattgctgagtaatatttcgtTGTAGTGTGGATATATCatggtttgtttatccattcaccagttgatggacattgggttgtttccagttttttgatATGCTatcaacatttgtgtacaagtctttctgtgtacatatattttcatttctcttcagtaAACTCTAGGAGTTAGGATTATTGGGTCATGTGTTACAcgtatatttaattttgtaagaaactgccagttGTCCAAAATTGTTTACCATTTTATGTTCCCATAAGATCATACGTGAGTTCCAGTATCTTCAACTTTAAGTTGTCAGTCTATTTTATCTTAGTCATTGTAATAGGTGTGTAGTCATTTCTCACTGtgactttaattttcatttccctgatgactaatgattttGAGGATATCTTTATGTATGTATTGACCATCTGTAGATCGTCTTCTGTGAAGTGTTTgtctgaatctttttctttttttagtatgctatttatcttattattgagttttaaagagagctttatatatacaaaatatatctGTCATATTGtatgtattacaaatattttctctcaattcctgttctgtattttttcttagtAGTGACTTTCAAAGGgcaaaagtttcaaattttcagcaagtccaatttatcatttttttcttatagttcttTGTGTTTGTATCTTATCTTTGTTCAATCTTTGCCTATCCTCAaagttgtgaagattttcttctatgtttttctCTAAAGGATTTAGAACTTTAgcttttacatcaatgttcattatttactttagttaatttttgtgtgtggtatcAGGTAAGGATCAGGATTAATTCTTTTCTATATAGTCATTTAATTGTtctaacaccatttgttgaaatgacttccctccacccccattggcatttttgtcaaaaaaaaaaatcaattgaccatgtAAGTGTGAGTCTATTTTTgactcttttctgttccattgatctgtttgtctatTCTATCttcaataccacactgtctttgtTATTGTGCCTATATAGTGCATCTTGCAATAAAGTAGTATAAATCCTCCATTCTTTTTGAATTACTTTGAAAATTCTGGAAACTGTGTTTCCatgcaaattttagaattaacttGTCCATTTcttcaacaacagcaaaaatacatgctgaaattttgattgggattgcttTGAATTTATGGCCCAATTTGAGAAGAATTAACATCTTAATAATACTGGAGTCTTTCAGTCTATGAGCCTGGTATATCTCTGCGTTTCTTCAGACCTTTTAAAACTTCCCCCAGCAATAGTTTGACATTTTCACCGCAAAGGTCTTATacattttattagtttcttagggctgttgtaacaaattactacaataTGGGttgtttaaaaacaacagaaatttattccttaGTTTAAGAagccaaaagtccaaaatcaaagtgtggGCTAGGTTGATTCTTTCTGAAAGCTCTGAGGGAGAATCTATTCCATGCCTCTGTCCTAACTTCTGGTGTTGTCAGCAATCCTTGACATTCCTCGGCTTATAGACACATCACTACAATCTTTGCCTCTCGCTTCTCATGTTCACATGAACTTCTCCTTCTGTGTTtcagtgtttccttttctgtctcctatAAGAACAGTGTCATTAGATTTAGGGCCCATCCTTATTCAAGATAAGACCTTTACCTTAATTACATGCGCAAAAACCTTTTATTCCAAAAAAAAGGTCACATTCTAAGTTCGAGGtagacatatcttttgggggaccCAATGCAACTCActacattaatatttttgaaaatttacttctgaatgttttatgttttataatgatAAGtggatttttttagtattttatttccttttatttgctgctagtatttaaaaatataattgacttGTGTGTATTAATCCTGTGTTTTGGTGTTTTACTAAATGCAGTTATTAGCTCTAGTCATTGTTACGTAGATTCCCTTAAGATGTTCTGGTTACGTGAACAATTATGCAGCTTACAAATAGaggcagttttacttctttttctgtttatgcttttctctctctctctctcttttttttttttttttttttttttttgcttcattacAATGACTAAGATAGCCAGAgcaatgctgaatagaagtgtTAAGAGCAGGCGTCTTTGCTTGGTTCTCAGTCTTAGGGGAAAATTATATTATagttcaccattaagtatgaagatagcaatatatttttttgtagaatgttctTTATCAGATTGAGAAAATTCCTCTCTGTTCCTGATACGCTGAGAGgtgggttttttattttaaacatcatcaataggtgttgaattttatcaaagtttttcttcatgtattgAAATAATGATatactttttctcatttattttattgatattatcAAGtatgttgattgatttttgaatatcaAACCAAAAttacattcctggaataaaccctaGTTGGTcaggttgtatttattttttattttttattatttttggggggacagagtcttgatctgtcacccaggctggagtgcagtggtgtgatctcggctcactgcgacctctgcttcccgggttcaagcaattctactgcctcagcctcccgagtagctaggactacaggcatgtgccaccatgcccggctaatttttgtatttttagtagagacagggtttcaccatgttggccaggctggtctcgaactcctgagctcgtgatctgcccaccctggcctcccaaagtgctgggattacaggcgtgagccactgtgcccggccaggatgtACTTTTTGTATGTTGTTAAATTTGATTAAAATCTTGTTAAGGATTTTCGCCTCTATACTCATGCAGAATATtggtttataattgttatgtaatTTTTTGCctgatttgattaaaaaaataagttgtcAAGAATGCCCTGTTCCTctattttttgaagaattttataAGACTAGTGTCAttttttacttgaatattttgATTCAAATCACCAGCGATACCATTTGAAGCTAAAATTTTCTGTGTGGAAAGGTCTAGATAATGAATTGAATTACCCTAATAAATATAGTGCTATTTAGGTTTTCTGTTATATCTGTGTCAGTTTTAGTAGGTTGTATTTTTCaatgaatttgtccattttatctaagttacTAACCTAGTTATTTTTGTATATCTAGCCTAGatattttctcctctgtgaaaCCTTCCCTGACACTACCAACAAAAGTGATTTCTTGTCCTTCGAGTTACTTCTTTACTCAGTATCATTTGTTCTCTCCGTCTTCTGTTGAAGTTTGTTCACATGTCTCTTCCTGTACTAAATTAAGggcctaggctgggcatggtggctcacgcctgtaatccttgcactttgggaggccatggcaggtggatcgcctgagatcaggagttcaagcccagcctggccaacatggtaaaacctcatctctactaaaaatacacaaatcagctgggcatggtggcgggtgcctgtaatcccagctactcaggaggttgaggcaggagaatcacttgaacccaggaagcagaggctgtagtgagctgagattgcaccactgcactccagcctgggtaacagagcaagactcttgtctcaaaaaaaaaagaaaaaaaaaagaaaaagaaaaaaaaattaagggccCTGGAGTTCAATAATTGCGTCTTATACATCTTTGGGTCTTTGCCACCTTGtatggtgcctggcatataattaGATTACCCCTTCTCCCAAATGTTTAAATAACCAAATTATTCCACTTAACATTGTCTAATGTATAGTGACCCAGCATGTTTCTAGCTTTCTCAGTAGATTATGagtatcttttataaaaatagtatgCATTATTTGTTCTTCATATTCCTTCTATGTCTCacattataataaattttaaaaactgttaaattGAATAGATTTGCcagaaagtacagaaaattagTATTCTATAAACTCAAAGAGGCCAAATAGAAATCTGGAAAGCATTCATcaataaagagaggaaaaaaacattGCAAAGTGCTTATTATATACCAGATCTTGTGATAATTCCTTCCCTCATTAATGTCCCAAATAATTGGGCAAAGAAGATATTACGgtccacattttacaaataaagaatctGATGTTCACTAAGGTTAAGTACTCTGCCCAAGTTCAGTTATTAAGCAGCAGACTTTGGTTTGAAATCTATATTGAATGATCCCATTATCCACATCCTTGGTCTCAGTTTTACTTTTATGCATTCAGTTTTCCACAAGACACTTGATGGAATTTCCTATACTACCTATAAATTTTGCTATAGTAGAGCATTCTGTGTTCCCTCTAACTGAATGTTACAGGCCCCTCTGTAAATTTAGGAAAGTTCCAAAGTGTTCCCTGGTTACTTGTTCTGCCTCTAGCATGAAATGTACAGAAGTAGCAGAGAAGATCCAAACCAGACTTTGCTCTCAGAGTAGGCTGCATAACTCCCTCTTGTCTTCCCCACTGGTCTACATCAGTCTTTTGTCTACAaccctgactttttaaaaaatggtattggATGCTACCATTATGGTTATGGTTAATTGGGGGCATCATTGGTGCCTGAGTTTCTACTCAAATAACATAAGGGAAATGAAGAGACCAAGGCCATGATGACTCAAGCAATCTCCATGGCTTGGTGGTAAAGGAGTGAATCCTTCCTTACAGCTGATCTTGCCTTTGTATATGTCACATATTGGTCCTGATTAGAAAGGTCTATAGGCTAATTTGTGCAAGACACATTCCTTTGCATTATACCATGATACAGGCCATGTGAAACACCGGATTCAATCTTATAGCCTCTCTGCTGCTGCTAACTAAGAAACTTCTACTTTTAGTGTCTTTTCTCTCTCAACACAAAAATACTCTGTAAGTCACCCAGATCTGGGTTGCCCATGATTACCAGGCTTTTCCCAATTAGAAATGTGACTCATGTTCCATTTTACCAATACATCTCAGGCACAGAACTAGCAAGGAAAGACAAAATTAAAGTTTTTCTGTAATTCCAGCCCATCAATTGAAACAAGATGTTTCTGAACTTTTCCCAATGTGAAGAACAAAAAgtaatagcattttatttatttatttgtgtacaACACTGTGGTCAGGAACTTGTTGCTTCCCCAGGGAAATTGTTTGCAAGCATCACTGGGAAGAGGACTTAACAATTCACATTGATCATTCCCTGTGGTCTGCCATGGCGAGGGTGATACTTTCATGTTTTATAAGCACCAGACAAGAGAGCTGGATCAATTTTCTCTCTCGATATTCTAGTCTCTGTTGGAACGGCTCCCTCAGGCATTAGCAGCTCTGGgttctttctaaaaaataaagtaagtacTCTTAGGTCTGTTTACAGTAAGGGACAAGAAGTCTGAAACGTATCCCTGCCTTTTACGATTCAGAAATCAACATGGGGATCTTTCCTACTTTTAGGCAGTACATACAACTTCGCTGTGGTCTGTGTGTCAAACTTACTGAGAGGAGGACATTGTGGAGACTTATTGTTAATTAGCAATGCTTATGCATGCAAACCTTGGTCAGATGATGTTGTGtttggagagaagagagaagagaattgAATAAGTACGTGACCCCTTGGAAGCTGTTTTCAATTGAGGATTTTGGTGAGTAGCCACTTGAAATCAAGGGAAATTCCATGAATAGTAGGAgctgggaagaaaggaagaggaggaaggattCCACCACTTTTTTCTTCCCATCTAACACCGTGCTTAGGCAAAGCATAGTCCATATGAGATCTGCCTTATAAAAACTTGCTGAATAAAGCGAATGGAAGTTAAATTTTGGACTTTCTTCCATAATAGCTTCAAATTGTGGTGACTTTGTTGCCTATAGAGGGCtgggaaatacatttctttgagATCCTAGAATCTGAGTGTGTGCTCTACACAGGATGGATAGAACGAGCCTCTGGCAGTTCCATTTATCCAGAGGCAAAAGCATGCCTGCCACTGGAGCACTCTTGGGTTCCAACAAAGAACCTGTGTCGCCTAAGGAAACAGTGCTTTCTCTTACAAGGTACAATCTTGGCTCCTCTGCTATGAAGTGGGATGTTCCTGGACATGTGCTTCAGAGACCTTCCTATTTAACCAGGATACAAGTTACATTGTTATGCAATTCCTCTGCTGAGGCCCTGTAAAAGGAGTGAGTTAGGACAGATACAGCAAGATATTAGGACAGATTTCCCCCATTATTTAGGCTGTACAATACAGAAGGAAACTTGATTTCAGCAAGACCCAATTCTTAACAGGCTTTTCTACCCACTTTTACCAATAACTTTTCCAAATTTGGTTCAAATTGTGcagagaaacaataaaatttttaaaaaggataaactGACTAGTTAAAAGTAAATGGcatttaattaaaacaaagattgcaaattcatgaaaaaaacaaaaagctatgtGAGGTAAACCTTAGGGCAGCGTACAGTGCCACTGTCCTTTGCAGTTTTGAGTGTATTTCATTTATACATTGGAAGTAGATATTTGTCATATTATTAACAATTACTGTACTTAATTGTACACTCAGCATTTGGCATCAGAATAATCTTGTGTAGTCACAGGGTTTTcgttttctttctgtattttttaagcaTGTTTCTGAGTGGTGGTTCACATAAGCTTTCAATTTTAAATAACACAATCTATTTCTTTCACTAGGTGTCTTTATTTGCTTAAAGTGAAGAATCAGAGATTGTCATTGTGTTGCAAATAAGTCTAACCTTTCTTTccctttacaaaaaaacaaaaaacaaaaaacaaaaaaacctgtggATGCTAAAAAAgggaactgaaagaaatagaaattccagTAATCTTTTATGAACTCTGTTATTAGAGTGAGTAGAACTAAATctgtggggaaaaaaggaaaaggaaatggaaaaggtgTTTTAGAGCTTTTACTTTAAGCCACTCCAGTGtccccttctctgctttctttccacTACCCTGACCCATACCTACCCACAGTGAGAACTGAGCCCGCAGGGCAGCTCAGAagctgggaggagagaaagagtgagGATGTGAGTTATTTTTCCTCAGTGATCTTAAAAGCTCCAGGCAGAAAAGACCCTGCCTGTAGAACCTCCCTTTTGCATTTCTCAATTGCATCGGAGAAACTCCTAAATTGCATCAGTGATCCTGAAGCTGTTAAAGTAAAGAATTTTctgtagaagaaaggaaagagaaagagaaagaaaaggcaaaaacttAATCGTGCCTGGGATCTTTTGAGGTAGAAAAAACTGACAAGAAACAAACTTTCCTTATATTCTGGTGTGTTGGAAAACAGTGGAGGGACTGTTTGCCAAAATGTCTTTGCAGTTCTCAAAGATGGCTGGCCAAATCATAAGAGAATACGCTTCGGTTCGTGTAGTTCTGAGTCCAGCATTGTGGGTAAAGCACAGGTTTCAGCTGTAAAGAAATCTGCTGTCTAGAAACCATGGGAAGTATGTCATCCTCTCTTTTCTTTACCATATAGAGATCCTTCATGGATATCCTGTTCTTTGAAGAACATTTTGTTTAGgaagtaagaaaaatataattaacatggCCCTAAAGAAGCAAagctctttattttcattttcatttccttttgcttttgcaTTGAAGAGTTAAGACAACATTTCAGCAGAGAAATGTGGAGAAGGGTAAAGAGAAATCAATAAAGTTATTCTGTGACTTTCCCCAGGAGGGAGCAGTGTTAATCGAGAATGGCTTGCTTGGCTATATATCAAGTCCGAGGAGAGAGCAGCAGTTGATTTTGAAACAGATTTCCCAGCTAGACTGGAAGAGATATAAATAATACTTATCTATcatatacatatagacatatatatacacacatacacattacacattcatacacatatatacatacacatgtatatatataatttttacaagaatggtgtctatgtgtgtgtatatacactattataaacatttaaatataaatgatatgtattatatatatgtgtgcgtgtatgtcTTTGTGtgatttaaaaagtagataagAATAATTTCTTCAGATAATTGGTAACACCAGACAAAATTCTTCtaataatatttcatatatattgatCTGggattgttttacattttataagtgTCTCTCAAAAGTTTTTTGATTACTAGAGAAGGAAATTAATATGCAAGAGCCTCAAGTGACAGACAATGGAATGGAAACCAGATTTCTTGACCCAAGGCCAGCGAAAGCATCTTGATCCAGGAAATCTTCTAAGGAACCTCTCTGGGTCATTCATGCAGTTACTTTTTCTAGCAATAAACATTACAGAAATTTTGAGCAGGTCTGATTGCAGTAGAGATCATGAGACTGGAGCTGGCTCTGGGGCTGCCCAGTTTTATTGGGCTGTGGCACCATGCTCATTGGAAGCAGTGATGATTTCTTTGTTGACAAATTCATACAACATAATTGGGTGGGAAGTTGGCTTCGCCATCACAGTGTGGTCTTGAATG from Nomascus leucogenys isolate Asia chromosome 15, Asia_NLE_v1, whole genome shotgun sequence encodes the following:
- the BLID gene encoding LOW QUALITY PROTEIN: BH3-like motif-containing cell death inducer (The sequence of the model RefSeq protein was modified relative to this genomic sequence to represent the inferred CDS: inserted 1 base in 1 codon); translated protein: MWHVGQQLQIRLYFGEDGSHYVTSRKSRYLTMLPVKILGLGHEKLKAEFKANYPVSEILGGLEKKVTREGEASQEAAEVIRELQIVVTLLPIEGWEIHFFEILESECVLYTGWIERASGSSIYPEAKACLPLEXLLGSNKEPVSPKETVLSLTRYNLGSSAMKWDVPGHVLQRPSYLTRIQVTLLCNSSAEAL